The proteins below come from a single Salinilacihabitans rarus genomic window:
- a CDS encoding cytochrome c biogenesis CcdA family protein gives MAGGDLLGAMLFALGTGVATFFSPCAYALLPGYVGYYVAATGEETPPLSGTLARGLAAAGGAMAVLGALSLASIVAGEALGRALPYIEYGVGVALIALGAWVLYGGSGAVHVLLPERRSTVAGFGVFGAMYALAATGCVLPLFLALAFRSMTMPPVEAALVLGTYAVGFGALTVAITVATAFGYALGAGRVAGYVDRVIRIAGAVLVAAGVGQLYVAVP, from the coding sequence ATGGCCGGCGGCGACCTCCTCGGGGCGATGCTGTTCGCCCTCGGCACGGGCGTCGCGACGTTCTTCTCCCCGTGTGCGTACGCGCTGTTGCCCGGCTACGTCGGCTACTACGTCGCCGCGACCGGCGAGGAGACGCCGCCGCTGTCCGGCACGCTGGCGCGCGGCCTCGCGGCGGCGGGCGGCGCGATGGCCGTCCTCGGCGCGCTGTCGCTCGCCTCGATCGTCGCCGGCGAGGCGCTCGGTCGGGCGCTGCCGTACATCGAGTACGGCGTCGGCGTCGCGCTGATCGCCCTCGGGGCGTGGGTGCTGTACGGCGGGAGCGGCGCCGTCCACGTCCTCCTGCCCGAGCGCCGGTCGACCGTCGCCGGCTTCGGCGTCTTCGGCGCGATGTACGCCCTCGCCGCCACGGGCTGTGTCCTCCCGCTGTTTCTGGCGCTGGCGTTCCGGTCGATGACGATGCCGCCGGTCGAGGCGGCGCTCGTCCTCGGCACGTACGCCGTCGGCTTCGGCGCGCTCACCGTCGCGATCACGGTGGCGACGGCGTTCGGCTACGCCCTCGGCGCCGGCCGCGTCGCCGGCTACGTCGACCGGGTGATCCGCATCGCCGGGGCCGTCCTCGTGGCCGCCGGCGTCGGCCAGCTGTACGTCGCCGTCCCCTGA
- a CDS encoding TlpA family protein disulfide reductase — protein MRRREVVAGAAALAVLGGGAAAVGEWDLLDGDAVVDPVELETIDAPGSEAGTATVPERGRVTFVELFATWCSVCEAMMGPLSRVHADVGDDVQFVSVTNEPIGNTVTRADVADWWREHGGNWPVALDADLELSEALDASGVPYAFVLDESNAVTWSGRGEKSADEIRTALDAAGGG, from the coding sequence ATGCGCCGTCGCGAGGTCGTCGCGGGCGCCGCCGCCCTCGCGGTCCTCGGCGGCGGCGCGGCCGCGGTCGGCGAGTGGGACCTCCTCGACGGCGACGCGGTCGTCGACCCGGTCGAACTGGAGACGATCGACGCCCCCGGCAGCGAGGCCGGCACCGCGACGGTGCCCGAGCGCGGCCGGGTGACGTTCGTCGAACTGTTCGCCACGTGGTGTTCAGTCTGCGAGGCGATGATGGGCCCCCTCTCCCGGGTCCACGCCGACGTCGGTGACGACGTGCAGTTCGTCTCCGTGACCAACGAACCGATCGGCAACACCGTCACCCGCGCGGACGTCGCCGACTGGTGGCGCGAGCACGGCGGGAACTGGCCCGTCGCGCTCGACGCCGACCTCGAACTGAGCGAGGCACTCGACGCCTCGGGGGTCCCCTACGCGTTCGTCCTCGACGAGTCGAACGCCGTGACGTGGTCCGGACGCGGCGAGAAGTCGGCCGACGAGATCCGCACGGCCCTCGACGCGGCCGGTGGTGGCTGA
- a CDS encoding cytochrome c oxidase subunit I, producing MAHRFDVLGLFDNEYRDDGYRTCSVTGLEVHRSVENHVKLFGLTAVVALLFGGVFALTVATTRWELIGLLEPGDFYTHLSMHAWNLLIFWMVFMEVAILYVGGPMVLGRRLPLTAVAKAGWVTMVAGAVSINYAIWTTSGVNEAPLLTSYVPLPSEPLFYAGAVVFILGTVVAALPFFVAMWREKRENPGETLPLVSFGAFVTSIIAVEALLGGLAAFVPTLLWRIEYIAWWDAAWYRQMYWIIGHGSQQINLVAMITVWYFLTHVVAGAEVVSEKVSRTAFILYLFFINLGAAHHLLSDPAVSTGWRIWNTSYAFYGATFASLIHAFAIPAGLEAGRRKRGKGRGLFGWLTSAPWKNPVFSATIFSIILFGFLGGTTGVMMGQLQLNMTWHNTFATVGHFHGTVVLGTTVAFMGLVFFVIRTMFMRQYVSERLASVQPFFYSAAMGVAVLMMMYVGILYGVPRRTAEVVENIPGTEFSLAAASPLFAIFGVFALLAITGGILFGVVAVGSLLFGDRVEGREDNADLVADGGLAMADDPDDPVHAYEMRGTFVLCLVFLAAFATTYALNWYLLTQLWSIGA from the coding sequence ATGGCACACAGATTCGACGTTCTCGGCCTGTTCGACAACGAGTACCGCGACGACGGCTACCGGACCTGCTCGGTGACGGGTCTGGAGGTCCACCGCTCCGTCGAGAACCACGTCAAACTGTTCGGCCTCACGGCGGTCGTCGCGTTGCTGTTCGGCGGCGTCTTCGCGCTCACCGTCGCGACGACTCGCTGGGAGCTGATCGGCCTCCTCGAACCCGGCGACTTCTACACGCACCTGAGCATGCACGCCTGGAACCTGCTTATCTTCTGGATGGTGTTCATGGAGGTCGCCATCCTCTACGTCGGCGGGCCGATGGTGCTCGGCCGGCGCCTGCCGCTGACGGCGGTGGCGAAAGCCGGGTGGGTGACGATGGTCGCGGGCGCGGTCTCGATCAACTACGCCATCTGGACGACCTCGGGGGTCAACGAGGCGCCGCTTCTGACCTCGTACGTCCCGTTGCCGTCCGAACCGCTGTTCTACGCGGGCGCGGTCGTCTTCATCCTCGGCACCGTCGTCGCCGCCCTGCCCTTCTTCGTCGCGATGTGGCGCGAGAAACGCGAGAATCCCGGCGAGACGCTCCCGCTCGTCAGCTTCGGCGCCTTCGTCACCTCGATCATCGCCGTCGAGGCGCTGCTGGGCGGTCTCGCCGCGTTCGTCCCGACGCTGCTGTGGCGCATCGAGTACATCGCGTGGTGGGACGCCGCCTGGTACCGCCAGATGTACTGGATCATCGGCCACGGCTCCCAGCAGATCAACCTCGTCGCGATGATCACGGTCTGGTACTTCCTGACCCACGTCGTCGCCGGCGCCGAGGTCGTAAGCGAGAAGGTCTCGCGGACGGCCTTCATCCTCTATCTCTTCTTCATCAACCTCGGGGCGGCCCACCACCTGCTCTCGGACCCGGCCGTCTCGACCGGCTGGCGCATCTGGAACACCTCCTACGCGTTCTACGGCGCGACGTTCGCGAGCCTCATCCACGCGTTCGCCATCCCCGCCGGCCTCGAAGCCGGCCGCCGCAAGCGCGGGAAGGGCCGCGGGCTGTTCGGCTGGCTGACGTCGGCACCGTGGAAGAACCCGGTGTTCTCCGCGACGATCTTCTCGATCATCCTGTTCGGCTTCCTCGGCGGCACCACGGGCGTGATGATGGGCCAGCTCCAGCTCAACATGACCTGGCACAACACGTTCGCGACGGTGGGCCACTTCCACGGGACGGTCGTCCTCGGGACGACGGTCGCGTTCATGGGGCTGGTCTTCTTCGTGATCCGGACGATGTTCATGCGCCAGTACGTCTCCGAGCGGCTGGCGTCGGTCCAGCCGTTCTTCTACTCGGCCGCGATGGGCGTCGCGGTGCTGATGATGATGTACGTCGGCATCCTCTACGGCGTCCCCCGGCGGACGGCCGAGGTCGTCGAGAACATCCCCGGCACCGAGTTCAGCCTCGCGGCCGCCTCGCCGCTGTTCGCCATCTTCGGCGTCTTCGCGCTGCTGGCGATCACCGGCGGGATCCTCTTCGGGGTCGTCGCGGTCGGCTCGCTCCTGTTTGGCGACCGCGTCGAGGGGCGCGAGGACAACGCGGATCTGGTCGCCGACGGCGGGCTGGCGATGGCGGATGACCCCGACGACCCGGTCCACGCCTACGAGATGCGCGGGACGTTC
- a CDS encoding cytochrome C oxidase subunit II, producing the protein MTSPIKPPSGNWWNQPVNRRESIWLGLGVGWSLILFGWMSAWTRIGDQNPIGETFRVDADEYREKMDAYKEAATETDDGLVPDGTDVYIAAMRFQWDGAPVVLEAGTEYDIHLSSLDVQHGFSVRPEETLSKQINLQVLPGYEWVVPMTFDEPGTYHIICNEFCGEGHRTMHGTFVVTEG; encoded by the coding sequence ATGACGTCACCGATCAAACCCCCGAGCGGAAACTGGTGGAACCAGCCGGTCAACCGTCGCGAGTCGATCTGGCTCGGCCTCGGCGTCGGGTGGTCGCTGATCCTCTTTGGCTGGATGAGCGCGTGGACGCGCATCGGCGATCAGAACCCGATCGGCGAGACGTTCCGCGTCGACGCCGACGAGTACCGCGAGAAGATGGACGCCTACAAGGAGGCGGCGACCGAAACCGACGACGGTCTCGTCCCGGACGGGACCGACGTCTACATCGCCGCCATGCGCTTCCAGTGGGACGGCGCGCCGGTCGTCCTCGAAGCCGGAACCGAGTACGACATCCACCTCAGTTCCCTCGACGTCCAGCACGGCTTCTCGGTGCGGCCGGAGGAGACGCTGAGCAAACAGATCAACCTGCAGGTCCTGCCGGGCTACGAGTGGGTCGTCCCGATGACCTTCGACGAACCCGGGACGTACCACATCATCTGTAACGAGTTCTGCGGCGAGGGCCACCGCACGATGCACGGCACGTTCGTCGTGACGGAGGGATGA